The following proteins are co-located in the Nomia melanderi isolate GNS246 chromosome 1, iyNomMela1, whole genome shotgun sequence genome:
- the LOC143174691 gene encoding uncharacterized protein LOC143174691 has translation MPPVLGGAAMAVLPVSPQTATQGNPHHHHNHHVHQGQTQVLLAAAGPATQAQPQLLYQPYNLMPAGSSPSHQTATAFQHHPHHPHHQQQQQQQQQQQQQQQQQAQQQVQPQHHHHHHQQVPPGQQVGNFLPGDVANAANTLALG, from the exons ATGCCACCGGTGCTAGGAGGCGCGGCAATGGCGGTCCTTCCGGTAAGCCCGCAGACGGCCACGCAGGGTAACCCGCACCACCATCATAATCATCACGTACACCAGGGACAAACGCAAGTACTACTAGCGGCTGCCGGCCCAGCGACCCAGGCCCAGCCGCAGCTGCTCTATCAGCCGTATAATTTGATGCCGGCGGGCAGCTCGCCCTCCCACCAAACGGCCACGGCCTTTCAGCATCATCCTCATCATCCTCAtcatcaacaacaacaacaacaacaacagcaacaacaacagcagcagcagcagcaagcGCAGCAACAAGTCCAGCCGcagcatcatcatcatcatcatcagcaaGTGCCACCCGGCCAGCAGGTTGGCAACTTCCTGCCCGGAGACGTTGCTAACGCCGCCAACACGCTCGCCCT GGGATAA